The following are from one region of the Nicotiana tomentosiformis chromosome 7, ASM39032v3, whole genome shotgun sequence genome:
- the LOC104101613 gene encoding cell wall protein RBR3-like: MQKQKMGKQSKSRKTENVGKGKVTPVQIAFIVDRYLSDNRFTETRSTFRSEASHLLAKSPINEAPRSLLSLGDMLDEYISLKEQKVFLDQEKCRLDHEKTRVQNLLSGMQHVMNAYNASTNLMPPSSIAAAASSMPKIGALPSIVNGSSPVTTGYYSTYKTAALMSASMPSNAAPDTMKFSTPNSIPSTSKRKGIKDVSAAPITAKRSRKHLITNQLSLKDPSTDAQPTGVDKHNNNVNSSAVQLSDPATASDKTPVQGSNVAKSLFNQPIQSPPTNSSGPKTPPRASSSQTDKSISPLEVCSTATSSKNVTPSRVTATNCTIISSETIRMTPTKQIIYSIERNHCISTSSPVKTNLKRPIKRDQVKSRLDFDTSDNIPCNSEMASGSDMISTSDSEKEGDIFDLDLPNLDALGVDFNLSELLVDFDLDGEGIDYSCQQTLDSSPDTFSGSPHESGNVNADTNQMTSQISSTVTEVFSEQDMNLLGSDSMTTMKSVTKCIKILSPVKNI, translated from the exons ATGCAGAAACAGAAAATGGGGAAACAAAGCAAATCGCGAAAAACCGAAAACGTTGGCAAAGGAAAGGTTACTCCTGTACAAATCGCTTTCATCGTCGACCGCTACCTCTCTGATAACCGTTTCACTGAAACCCGATCCACTTTTCGATCCGAAGCTTCCCATCTTCTCGCTAAGTCTCCCATTAATGAG GCGCCAAGGAGTTTATTGAGTTTAGGAGATATGTTGGATGAGTACATAAGTTTGAAAGAGCAGAAAGTGTTTTTGGATCAAGAGAAGTGCAGATTGGATCATGAAAAAACACGGGTTCAGAATTTACTAAGTGGGATGCAACATGTTATGAATGCTTACAATGCTAGTACAAATCTGATGCCGCCTTCCTCAATTGCTGCTGCTGCTTCTTCAATGCCCAAAATAGGTGCTTTGCCAAGCATAGTTAATGGGTCTTCCCCAGTAACCACAG GTTATTATTCTACATACAAAACTGCAGCACTGATGTCAGCATCAATGCCTTCAAATGCTGCTCCAGATACCATGAAATTCTCTACTCCAAATTCCATTCCATCAACCTCAAAAAGAAAAGGCATCAAAGACGTCTCTGCAGCTCCCATAACTGCCAAGAGATCTCGTAAACACTTGATCACCAACCAGTTGTCACTTAAAG ATCCTAGTACAGATGCACAACCAACCGGTGTTGATAAACACAACAACAATGTGAATAGTTCTGCAGTTCAATTATCAGATCCTGCGACCGCATCTGATAAGACACCAGTTCAAGGATCTAATGTTGCCAAGTCTTTGTTCAATCAGCCCATTCAGTCCCCTCCAACTAATTCTTCTGGCCCTAAAACACCACCAAGAGCATCTTCATCCCAAACTGACAAATCTATCTCTCCACTGGAAGTTTGTTCAACTGCTACTTCCAGCAAAAATGTTACACCATCTCGTGTAACAGCCACAAACTGCACAATCATCTCGTCAGAAACAATTCGAATGACCCCTACCAAGCAAATAATTTACTCCATTGAAAGAAATCACTGCATTTCAACATCCTCACCAGTAAAGACCAACCTGAAGAGGCCTATTAAGCGAGATCAAGTAAAAAGTAGGTTGGACTTTGATACCTCTGATAACATCCCATGTAATTCAGAAATGGCATCTGGCTCTGACATGATTTCTACTTCTGATTCTGAGAAAGAAGGAGATATTTTTGACTTAGATTTGCCTAATTTAGATGCTTTAGGGGTGGATTTTAATCTGTCTGAACTACTAGTTGATTTTGACCTTGATGGAGAGGGGATTGATTATTCTTGCCAGCAAACATTAGATTCTTCCCCAGATACTTTTTCAGG GTCACCTCATGAGTCAGGAAATGTCAATGCTGATACAAACCAGATGACCTCTCAGATTTCATCTACAGTTACTGAAGTCTTTTCAGAGCAAGACATGAATTTACTAG GTTCAGACTCCATGACCACTATGAAATCAGTTACCAAATGCATCAAAATTTTAAGTCCTG TTAAAAATATCTGA
- the LOC104101614 gene encoding fructose-1,6-bisphosphatase, chloroplastic-like, with translation MAASSASATATTSFLCALDKKTPFLCTLDKKGTPFLCPKGSSTTKRRSFNGGVKCMAIETTAGATETKKRSGYELQTLTSWLLRQEQAGSIDAELTIVISSISMACKQIASLVQRAGISNLTGVQGAVNIQGEDQKKLDVVSNEVFSNCLRSSGRTGIIASEEEDVPVAVEESYSGNYIVVFDPLDGSSNIDAAVSTGSIFGIYSPNDECLADHGDDSTLDNVEQRCIVNVCQPGSNLLAAGYCMYSSSVIFVVTLGNGVFAFNLDPMYGEFVLTQENIQIPKSGKIYSFNEGNYQLWDDKLKKYIDDLKDPGPSGKPYSARYIGSLVGDFHRTLLYGGIYGYPRDKKSKNGKLRLLYECAPMSFLVEQAGGKGSDGHQRVLDIQPTEIHQRVPLYIGSTEEVEKLEKYLS, from the exons ATGGCAGCATCATCAGCATCAGCAACAGCAACAACTTCATTTTTATGTGCTTTAGACAAAAAGACTCCATTTTTATGTACTCTAGACAAAAAAGGTACTCCATTTTTATGCCCAAAAGGCAGCAGCACAACAAAGAGAAGGTCATTTAATGGAGGAGTGAAGTGCATGGCAATAGAGACAACAGCAGGAGCTACAGAGACCAAGAAAAGAAGTGGCTATGAGTTGCAAACTTTAACAAGCTGGCTATTAAGGCAAGAACAAGCTGGGAGTATTGATGCTGAACTTACCATAGTGATTTCAAGTATTTCTATGGCTTGTAAGCAGATTGCTTCTTTGGTTCAGAGAGCTGGAATTTCTAACCTTACTGGAGTTCAAGGTGCTGTCAATATTCAAGGAGAAGACCAGAAGAAGCTTGATGTTGTCTCTAACGAG GTTTTCTCGAATTGTCTAAGGTCGAGTGGAAGGACTGGGATTATAGCATCAGAGGAAGAGGATGTACCAGTGGCAGTGGAGGAGAGTTACTCAGGAAACTACATTGTGGTGTTTGACCCTCTTGATGGATCATCAAACATTGATGCTGCTGTTTCTACTGGTTCTATTTTCGGAATATACAGCCCAAATGATGAGTGCCTCGCAGATCATGGAGATGATTCCACG CTTGACAATGTTGAACAGAGGTGTATTGTGAATGTATGCCAACCAGGGAGCAACCTTCTTGCAGCAGGCTACTGCATGTACTCAAGCTCTGTGATTTTTGTGGTCACCTTGGGAAACGGAGTCTTTGCCTTCAACTTGGATCCGATGTATGGAGAATTCGTTCTGACCCAAGAAAACATCCAAATACCAAAGTCTGGAAAGATTTATTCATTCAATGAAGGAAACTACCAGCTCTGGGATGACAAGTTGAAGAAGTACATCGATGACTTGAAGGATCCTGGCCCTAGCGGCAAGCCTTACTCTGCGAGGTACATTGGTAGTTTGGTTGGTGACTTCCATAGAACTCTTCTATATGGTGGCATTTATGGCTATCCTAGAGACAAAAAGAGTAAGAACGGAAAGTTGAGGCTTTTGTATGAGTGTGCTCCTATGAGCTTCCTTGTGGAACAAGCTGGTGGCAAAGGATCTGACGGCCACCAAAGAGTTCTTGATATCCAACCAACTGAG ATACACCAGCGAGTCCCATTGTACATTGGAAGCACAGAAGAAGTTGAAAAGTTGGAGAAGTACTTATCTTAA